Proteins encoded together in one Pirellulales bacterium window:
- a CDS encoding acetylxylan esterase, giving the protein MCNAAVSTSSLLLACGAILCGAALSFAASAAPAEFPDADQLPSVKQLPDPLVMFDGTPVTSKQQWLAERKPELKRLFQHYMYGNLPPAPKITATVDQADRELLGGKAIMKQVTIAFGPPGCPKLHLLVVSPRTERGHGAAPAVFLGLNFTGNHTVLSDPRIELPTVWMPDGPGVEHHKATAAGRGTAADKWQVESILDRGYALATFYYGDIAPDKPGLNEGVFPFFRPAGQTTAGPSDWASVAAWAWGAQRAVDYLVADSDVDGKRIVVFGHSRLGKAALLAGAFDDRIAAVIAHQAGCGGSAPSRGHNPKSEPVTRINTVFPHWFDGVFKTFNGREDRLPFDQNCLVGLCAPRPVLFGCGTLDEWADPPGQLEVLKGANSVYRLFGVDGIAADATAENDKIIGNRLCYFIRESPHTVNKEYWDAFMNFADRALPPAK; this is encoded by the coding sequence ATGTGCAATGCTGCCGTATCAACCAGCTCGCTCCTTCTTGCCTGCGGAGCCATTCTCTGCGGCGCGGCACTATCGTTTGCCGCCAGCGCCGCCCCGGCGGAATTTCCCGATGCCGATCAACTGCCGTCAGTCAAGCAATTGCCCGATCCACTCGTGATGTTCGATGGCACGCCTGTTACGTCGAAGCAGCAATGGCTGGCGGAGCGAAAGCCCGAATTGAAACGACTCTTTCAACATTACATGTATGGCAACTTGCCGCCGGCGCCGAAAATCACTGCGACCGTCGATCAGGCCGACCGCGAATTGCTTGGCGGCAAAGCGATCATGAAACAAGTGACAATCGCCTTCGGACCCCCCGGATGCCCGAAGCTGCATTTGCTCGTCGTTTCGCCAAGGACGGAGCGCGGCCATGGCGCGGCGCCGGCAGTTTTTCTCGGCTTGAATTTCACCGGAAACCATACGGTGCTCTCCGACCCGCGGATCGAACTGCCGACGGTGTGGATGCCCGACGGCCCGGGCGTCGAACATCACAAGGCCACGGCCGCCGGCCGCGGCACGGCAGCCGACAAATGGCAGGTCGAAAGCATTCTCGATCGCGGCTACGCACTGGCCACGTTCTACTACGGCGACATCGCGCCCGACAAACCGGGCCTCAATGAAGGCGTTTTTCCGTTCTTCCGCCCGGCAGGCCAAACCACTGCGGGGCCGAGCGATTGGGCTTCGGTCGCGGCTTGGGCCTGGGGCGCCCAGCGGGCCGTCGATTATCTTGTCGCCGATTCCGACGTCGATGGCAAGCGGATCGTCGTGTTCGGCCATTCGCGCTTGGGCAAGGCCGCGCTGTTGGCAGGGGCGTTCGACGATCGCATCGCGGCCGTGATTGCCCATCAAGCCGGCTGCGGCGGCTCGGCCCCCAGCCGCGGTCATAATCCAAAAAGCGAACCGGTGACGCGGATCAACACCGTGTTTCCACATTGGTTCGATGGCGTGTTCAAAACGTTCAACGGCCGGGAAGACCGATTGCCATTCGATCAGAATTGCCTCGTTGGACTGTGCGCGCCGCGGCCGGTGCTTTTCGGATGCGGCACGCTCGACGAATGGGCCGATCCACCGGGGCAACTGGAAGTTCTCAAGGGGGCGAACTCCGTCTACCGGCTGTTCGGCGTCGACGGAATTGCGGCCGACGCGACGGCCGAAAATGACAAGATCATCGGCAACCGGCTGTGCTATTTCATTCGCGAATCGCCGCACACCGTGAACAAAGAATATTGGGACGCGTTCATGAACTTTGCCGACCGAGCGCTGCCGCCGGCGAAGTGA
- a CDS encoding SDR family oxidoreductase: protein MSELAGQSAVVTGASSGIGRAIALQLAAAGADCLIHARQNREGLAAVEAEIHRLGRETKSVTTDLAEPAEQDALVEQAFHWRRKIDIWINNAGADTLTGPAASWSFEQKLQTLWQVDVLATIRLSRAAGARMQAGGVILNMSWDQVECGMAGDSGEIFAATKGAIAAFSRSLARSLAPAVRVNCLAPGWIKTAWGEQASDAWQQRAAGESLLKRWGTPEDVAAVARFLVSHAATFITGQMITINGGRA, encoded by the coding sequence GTGAGCGAACTCGCGGGCCAAAGTGCCGTCGTCACCGGTGCGTCGAGCGGAATCGGCCGGGCAATCGCGCTGCAACTGGCCGCCGCCGGGGCCGATTGCCTGATCCATGCCAGGCAAAACCGTGAAGGCCTTGCCGCAGTCGAAGCCGAAATCCATCGGCTCGGACGCGAAACAAAGAGCGTTACAACGGACTTAGCAGAACCCGCCGAGCAAGACGCATTGGTCGAGCAGGCTTTTCACTGGCGACGGAAGATCGATATTTGGATCAACAACGCCGGGGCCGACACGCTCACTGGGCCGGCCGCCTCATGGAGCTTCGAGCAAAAGCTGCAAACGCTGTGGCAGGTCGACGTCCTGGCGACGATTCGATTGTCGCGGGCCGCCGGAGCTCGGATGCAAGCCGGCGGCGTGATCCTCAATATGAGTTGGGACCAAGTCGAATGCGGGATGGCCGGCGATAGCGGCGAAATTTTCGCGGCCACGAAGGGCGCGATCGCGGCGTTTTCGCGCAGCCTGGCCCGTTCGCTCGCGCCGGCGGTCCGGGTGAATTGCCTTGCTCCCGGATGGATCAAGACGGCCTGGGGCGAGCAAGCCAGCGACGCCTGGCAACAGCGGGCCGCCGGTGAATCCCTGCTGAAACGTTGGGGCACGCCGGAGGACGTCGCGGCGGTCGCGAGGTTTCTTGTGTCGCATGCCGCCACGTTCATCACCGGTCAGATGATTACGATCAATGGCGGCCGGGCGTAA
- a CDS encoding tyrosine-protein phosphatase, protein MPKPRWFQLRAQIASLVAATGLVLLSTIFTASPAAAQEPSAAAPAAAKTADVAPKPAGPAAAAVAEPRNNLPGLKNFEQVSDSVSRGAQPSAKGFATLKQRGVKTIVNLRAEHSDRALLAGTGMQYVEIPCNPWKMEEAEVVEFLKVVRDPKNQPVFVHCAYGSDRTGMMIGAYRMLEQNQSIDATLAELHKYGFHSIYTGIVSYLKNFDRAKVQKEIDAAQSPKVERIK, encoded by the coding sequence ATGCCGAAACCCCGCTGGTTCCAACTCAGAGCGCAAATCGCTTCATTGGTGGCTGCGACTGGCTTGGTGTTGCTCTCGACGATTTTCACGGCGTCGCCGGCCGCGGCACAAGAACCGTCCGCGGCAGCACCGGCCGCGGCGAAGACTGCCGATGTGGCGCCCAAACCGGCAGGGCCAGCCGCGGCGGCGGTCGCCGAGCCGCGGAACAATCTCCCGGGGCTCAAGAACTTCGAGCAAGTTTCCGATTCAGTTAGCCGCGGAGCGCAGCCGTCGGCGAAAGGTTTCGCCACGCTCAAGCAGCGCGGCGTGAAAACGATCGTCAATCTGCGGGCCGAGCACAGCGATCGTGCGCTGCTTGCGGGAACGGGTATGCAGTATGTCGAAATTCCGTGCAATCCGTGGAAAATGGAAGAAGCGGAAGTCGTCGAATTTCTCAAAGTCGTGCGCGATCCCAAAAATCAGCCCGTGTTTGTCCATTGCGCTTACGGATCGGATCGCACGGGCATGATGATCGGCGCGTATCGCATGCTGGAACAGAACCAATCGATCGACGCCACGCTCGCAGAACTTCATAAATATGGCTTCCACTCGATTTACACAGGAATTGTTTCCTATCTAAAAAACTTCGATCGGGCGAAAGTTCAAAAGGAAATCGACGCGGCGCAATCGCCGAAAGTGGAACGGATCAAGTGA
- the csrA gene encoding carbon storage regulator CsrA produces the protein MLVLSRKKNESIVINNDITIVVVEIRGDKVRLGVDAPKEVPVHRREVYDAIRRNSTSEEAAGAEGTQAAEGQPASDKDGLG, from the coding sequence ATGCTCGTTTTGTCGCGGAAAAAGAACGAGAGTATTGTCATCAACAACGACATTACGATCGTCGTGGTGGAGATTCGCGGAGATAAGGTGCGGCTCGGCGTCGACGCGCCCAAAGAGGTGCCCGTCCATCGCCGAGAGGTGTACGACGCGATTCGTCGGAATTCCACGAGCGAGGAAGCCGCGGGAGCGGAAGGAACGCAAGCCGCAGAAGGCCAGCCGGCGAGCGACAAGGATGGTCTCGGCTAA
- a CDS encoding 4Fe-4S binding protein: MGRWFRDIWDAVSTVVCGMWVTMRYWLKTYEPNRRTFTEHFEYPELPVPVAARYRGFHRFDLTTCIACDQCAKACPVDCIYIGKERVTAGKGFRITGFTIDYSKCMFCALCVEPCPVDCIFMGATHDLSCYSRDGCLVDFARLPVEVAWGRSTLNPTAVADSKVIAEVVHGGPNQG, from the coding sequence ATGGGACGCTGGTTCCGCGATATTTGGGATGCCGTTTCGACCGTTGTCTGCGGCATGTGGGTGACGATGCGCTATTGGCTCAAAACGTATGAGCCGAATCGCCGCACGTTCACCGAGCATTTCGAATATCCCGAGTTGCCGGTTCCGGTTGCGGCCCGCTACCGCGGATTCCATCGCTTCGACCTGACCACGTGCATCGCATGCGACCAGTGTGCGAAGGCCTGCCCGGTCGATTGCATCTACATCGGCAAGGAACGCGTGACGGCCGGTAAGGGGTTCCGGATCACAGGCTTTACGATCGATTATTCGAAGTGCATGTTTTGTGCTTTGTGCGTCGAGCCGTGCCCGGTCGATTGCATTTTCATGGGCGCGACGCACGACCTAAGCTGTTATAGCCGAGACGGCTGCCTCGTCGATTTTGCACGTCTGCCTGTCGAAGTCGCCTGGGGGCGATCGACCTTGAATCCCACGGCCGTGGCCGATTCGAAAGTGATTGCCGAGGTGGTGCATGGTGGACCGAATCAGGGATAG